In a single window of the Micromonospora sp. WMMD1155 genome:
- a CDS encoding RDD family protein, with protein sequence MTQPPSYPTPPAGGPQPAAGGVVPPPGPHPQGYAAPPQYAPPGYAPPQWYAGPPGPPPPPPLSPSGQPLAGFGDRLLAWLIDTALATAVLLVLFMPVFIVLWWRMFTELHQTNPDGTLVEPDPRTFFLEFLLPILLLQLALFVLMLGLYWLYHVEYLKRGGQTLGKKVMKLRVVPLDPTQTLDRRMAGRRWLVQHLAGSLVPGCSYADGLWQLWDKPWQQCLHDKFAGTVVVKVST encoded by the coding sequence GTGACGCAGCCTCCGTCGTACCCGACGCCGCCGGCCGGTGGGCCTCAGCCCGCCGCCGGCGGCGTCGTGCCGCCGCCCGGACCACACCCCCAGGGGTACGCCGCGCCGCCGCAGTACGCCCCACCCGGGTACGCCCCACCGCAGTGGTACGCCGGACCACCCGGCCCGCCACCACCTCCGCCGCTGAGCCCGAGCGGACAGCCACTGGCCGGCTTCGGTGACCGGTTACTGGCCTGGCTGATCGACACGGCGTTGGCGACCGCCGTCCTGCTGGTGCTGTTCATGCCGGTCTTCATCGTCCTGTGGTGGCGGATGTTCACCGAGCTGCACCAGACCAACCCGGACGGCACCCTGGTGGAGCCCGACCCGCGTACCTTCTTCCTGGAGTTCCTCCTGCCGATCCTGCTGCTCCAGCTCGCGCTGTTCGTGCTGATGCTCGGGCTCTACTGGCTCTATCACGTGGAATACCTCAAGCGTGGCGGTCAGACCCTCGGCAAGAAGGTCATGAAGCTGCGCGTGGTGCCGCTCGACCCGACCCAGACCCTGGACCGGCGGATGGCCGGCCGACGGTGGTTGGTGCAGCACCTGGCGGGCTCGCTGGTCCCGGGATGCAGCTACGCCGACGGGCTGTGGCAGCTCTGGGACAAGCCGTGGCAGCAGTGCCTCCACGACAAGTTCGCCGGAACCGTCGTCGTTAAGGTGTCCACGTGA
- the hppD gene encoding 4-hydroxyphenylpyruvate dioxygenase: MTQAIDRPQSTEDVDVDRLVGAVDHDISHDPFPVRGLDHVHFLVGNAKQAAHYYSTAFGMTCVAYRGPEQGYRDHAQYVLTSGSARFVLTGAVRPDADGTEHVAKHSDGVSDIALEVPDVDAAYAHAIAQGAASVVEPHEVTDEHGTVRMAAIAAYGDTRHTLVDRSRYTGPFLPGFVARGPIVDRQPMIAAGIQPKRFFQAVDHVVGNVELGRMDEWVEFYKRVMGFSNMAEFVGDDIATDYSALMSKVVANGTRKVKFPLNEPAVARKKSQIDEYLEFYQGPGAQHIAVATNDILASVDAMRAAGVEFLDTPDSYYDDPELRERIGKVRVPIEELKARKILVDRDEDGYLLQIFTKPVQDRPTVFFELIERHGSLGFGKGNFKALFQAIEREQEARGNL, encoded by the coding sequence ATGACCCAGGCGATCGACCGACCCCAGTCGACCGAGGACGTCGACGTCGACCGGCTCGTCGGCGCTGTCGACCACGACATCAGCCACGACCCGTTCCCGGTCCGGGGTCTCGACCACGTGCACTTCCTGGTCGGCAACGCCAAGCAGGCCGCCCACTACTACTCCACCGCCTTCGGCATGACCTGCGTGGCGTACCGCGGCCCCGAGCAGGGCTACCGGGACCACGCCCAGTACGTGCTGACCAGCGGCTCGGCCCGCTTCGTGCTGACCGGCGCGGTGCGCCCGGACGCCGACGGCACCGAGCACGTGGCGAAGCACAGCGACGGGGTCAGCGACATCGCGCTGGAGGTCCCGGACGTGGACGCCGCGTACGCGCACGCCATCGCCCAGGGCGCCGCCAGCGTCGTCGAGCCCCACGAGGTGACCGACGAGCACGGCACCGTCCGGATGGCCGCCATCGCCGCGTACGGCGACACCCGGCACACCCTGGTCGACCGGTCCCGCTACACCGGCCCGTTCCTGCCCGGCTTCGTGGCCCGCGGTCCGATCGTGGACCGGCAGCCGATGATCGCCGCCGGCATCCAGCCGAAGCGCTTCTTCCAGGCCGTCGACCACGTGGTCGGCAACGTGGAGCTGGGCCGGATGGACGAGTGGGTCGAGTTCTACAAGCGGGTGATGGGCTTCTCCAACATGGCGGAGTTCGTCGGCGACGACATCGCCACCGACTACTCGGCACTGATGAGCAAGGTCGTGGCGAACGGCACCCGCAAGGTGAAGTTCCCGCTCAACGAGCCGGCCGTCGCCCGCAAGAAGTCCCAGATCGACGAGTACCTGGAGTTCTACCAGGGCCCGGGCGCCCAGCACATCGCCGTCGCCACCAACGACATCCTGGCCAGCGTCGACGCGATGCGCGCCGCGGGGGTGGAGTTCCTGGACACCCCGGACTCGTACTACGACGACCCGGAGCTGCGCGAGCGCATCGGCAAGGTGCGGGTGCCGATCGAGGAGCTGAAGGCCCGCAAGATCCTGGTCGACCGGGACGAGGACGGCTACCTGCTGCAGATCTTCACCAAGCCGGTGCAGGACCGCCCGACCGTCTTCTTCGAGCTGATCGAACGGCACGGTTCGCTGGGCTTCGGCAAGGGCAACTTCAAGGCGCTGTTCCAGGCGATCGAGCGTGAGCAGGAAGCCCGCGGCAACCTGTAA
- a CDS encoding Lrp/AsnC family transcriptional regulator, giving the protein MNGEQNVQLDALDVRLIELLAEEPRIGVLECSRRLGVARGTVQARLDKLVERRVIEGFGPEIAPAAIGFGVTSFVTLEISQRHGHDPVTAHLAAIPEVLEAHTITGSSDLLCRIVARSNTDLQRVIDQIVSSAGITRASTIIALAEQIPYRTLPLVRSAVRAEGKAL; this is encoded by the coding sequence ATGAATGGTGAGCAGAATGTACAGCTCGACGCGCTCGACGTGCGCTTGATCGAACTGCTCGCCGAGGAGCCGCGGATCGGGGTGTTGGAGTGCTCCCGGCGGCTCGGGGTGGCCCGGGGCACCGTGCAGGCCCGGCTGGACAAACTGGTGGAGCGGCGGGTCATCGAGGGTTTCGGCCCGGAGATCGCACCGGCCGCGATCGGGTTCGGGGTGACCAGCTTCGTCACCCTGGAGATCAGCCAGCGGCACGGCCACGACCCGGTCACCGCCCACCTGGCGGCCATCCCCGAGGTGCTGGAGGCGCACACCATCACCGGCTCCAGCGACCTGCTCTGCCGGATCGTGGCCCGCTCCAACACCGACCTGCAACGGGTCATCGACCAGATCGTGTCGTCCGCCGGCATCACCCGGGCGTCGACGATCATCGCGTTGGCGGAGCAGATCCCGTACCGCACGCTGCCGCTGGTACGCAGCGCCGTCCGGGCCGAGGGAAAGGCGCTGTAA
- a CDS encoding PQQ-binding-like beta-propeller repeat protein: MLLGVAVVVALAATGVWNPFPGLWEWVDRSEPISEPDVVWQQRVGGTPRSVTIAGDAVVVEQRTRVEARSLATGAQLWERKADWSAVAGGDRDAVVAVGKLLVKGYELLDPTTGATRRRDDDAVAVWTYRNLLLDARCTDATDCTLSAWDPRGTAPLWTAFLPGVHSGLLADNPGLRGTRRLTATRIDDGVAGAETAPPLLGFPVDGRVHVVDTATGRVLQNVEPARDERLSVVGGRMLRIAARSQDGACYFAISARDPATGQEAWQRAGVNLRTADSAGCVQREDPQGARNVLIGVGPDGREAVIDGYDGRLLWVGEAGTKLIAVDDRVAVFRAADKRSVVARELGTDKVLWTRPASGKAGAALTPYAAVVADEKPSRLVAVDPRSGRELAALRTSANALAVGSQGMIVGEGREIGYVRFGAAGGSPTRPPGNGGNPAPGGTGPGGPNNGDCGPKGELCPGPEGGKDG; this comes from the coding sequence CTGCTGCTCGGCGTCGCCGTGGTCGTCGCCCTCGCCGCGACCGGCGTGTGGAACCCCTTCCCCGGTCTATGGGAATGGGTGGACCGCAGCGAACCCATCTCCGAGCCCGACGTGGTGTGGCAGCAGCGGGTGGGTGGGACTCCGCGCAGTGTGACGATCGCCGGCGACGCCGTCGTGGTCGAGCAGCGCACCCGGGTCGAGGCCCGCAGCCTGGCCACCGGCGCGCAGCTCTGGGAGCGCAAGGCGGACTGGTCGGCGGTGGCCGGCGGCGACCGGGACGCGGTCGTCGCCGTGGGCAAGCTCCTGGTCAAGGGGTACGAGCTGCTCGACCCGACCACCGGCGCGACCCGGCGACGCGACGACGACGCGGTGGCCGTCTGGACGTACCGGAATCTGCTCCTCGACGCCCGCTGCACCGATGCCACCGACTGCACCCTCAGTGCCTGGGATCCGCGCGGGACCGCACCACTCTGGACGGCCTTCCTGCCCGGTGTGCACAGCGGCCTACTGGCCGACAACCCGGGCCTGCGCGGCACCCGTCGACTCACCGCGACCCGGATCGACGACGGGGTGGCCGGGGCGGAGACCGCGCCACCGCTGCTCGGCTTCCCGGTGGACGGGCGGGTGCACGTGGTCGACACCGCCACCGGCCGGGTGTTGCAGAACGTCGAGCCCGCCCGGGACGAGCGGCTGTCGGTGGTGGGCGGCCGGATGCTGCGGATCGCGGCCCGCTCCCAGGACGGCGCCTGTTACTTCGCCATCTCCGCCCGGGACCCGGCGACCGGGCAGGAGGCCTGGCAGCGGGCCGGGGTCAACCTGCGTACCGCCGACTCCGCCGGCTGCGTGCAGCGGGAGGACCCGCAGGGCGCCCGGAACGTACTGATCGGGGTGGGCCCGGACGGCCGCGAGGCGGTCATCGACGGGTACGACGGGAGGCTGCTCTGGGTCGGCGAAGCGGGCACCAAGTTGATCGCGGTGGACGACCGGGTGGCGGTGTTCCGGGCCGCCGACAAGCGCTCGGTGGTCGCCCGTGAGCTGGGCACCGACAAGGTGCTCTGGACCCGCCCGGCCAGTGGCAAGGCCGGTGCCGCGCTCACCCCGTACGCGGCGGTGGTCGCCGACGAGAAGCCGTCCCGCCTGGTCGCCGTGGACCCGCGCAGCGGCCGGGAGCTGGCCGCCCTGCGCACCTCGGCGAACGCCCTCGCCGTCGGGTCACAGGGCATGATCGTCGGTGAGGGGCGGGAGATCGGGTACGTCCGCTTCGGCGCGGCCGGGGGCTCGCCCACCCGACCTCCCGGCAACGGTGGGAATCCCGCCCCGGGTGGCACCGGTCCCGGCGGGCCGAACAACGGCGACTGCGGGCCGAAGGGTGAGCTGTGCCCGGGGCCGGAAGGTGGCAAGGACGGCTGA
- a CDS encoding fumarate hydratase: MSSAAAFSYAPLLPTGPDQTDYRLVTDEGVDVVHGPGGRRFLTVEPAALTALTAEAMHDIAHFLRPAHLAQLQAIIDDPAASPNDRFVALDLLRNANIAAGGVLPMCQDTGTAIVMGKRGRHVLTDGGDAEAISRGVYQAYTKLNLRYSQLAPLTMWDERNTGSNLPAQVELYAEDPDGHPDAYKFLFMAKGGGSANKSYLYQETKALLNPTRMMQFLEEKLRLIGTAACPPYHLAIVIGGTSAEYALKTAKYASAKYLDALPTSGSMSAHGFRDLELEAEVLELTRNFGIGAQFGGRYFCHDVRVVRLPRHGASCPVAIAVSCSADRQAVAKITPSGVWLERLETDPARFLPEVTDDSLDAEMVVRVDLNRPMGEIRAELSKYPVKTRLSLSGPLVVARDIAHAKIAERLDAGEPMPQYLRDHAVYYAGPAKTPEGYASGSFGPTTAGRMDAYVEKFQAAGGSQVMLAKGNRSGQVTRSCQQHGGFYLGSIGGPAARLAQDCIKHVEVLEYPELGMEAVWKIEVEDFPAFIVVDDKGNDFFAEVTKPVLTIGRR, encoded by the coding sequence ATGAGCAGTGCCGCCGCATTCTCGTACGCCCCTCTGCTGCCGACCGGCCCGGACCAGACGGACTATCGCCTGGTCACCGACGAGGGTGTGGACGTCGTACACGGCCCGGGAGGCCGCCGGTTCCTCACCGTGGAGCCGGCCGCGCTCACCGCGCTGACCGCCGAGGCGATGCACGACATCGCGCACTTCCTGCGCCCCGCGCACCTGGCCCAGCTCCAGGCGATCATCGACGACCCGGCGGCCTCGCCGAACGACCGGTTCGTCGCGTTGGACCTGCTGCGCAACGCCAACATCGCCGCCGGTGGCGTGTTGCCGATGTGCCAGGACACCGGCACCGCGATCGTGATGGGCAAGCGCGGCCGGCACGTGCTGACCGACGGGGGCGACGCGGAAGCGATCTCCCGGGGCGTCTACCAGGCGTACACCAAGCTCAACCTGCGTTACTCCCAACTCGCCCCGCTCACCATGTGGGACGAGCGGAACACCGGCAGCAACCTGCCGGCGCAGGTGGAGCTGTACGCCGAGGACCCGGACGGGCACCCGGACGCGTACAAGTTCCTGTTCATGGCCAAGGGTGGTGGCTCGGCCAACAAGTCGTACCTCTACCAGGAGACCAAGGCGCTGCTCAACCCGACACGGATGATGCAGTTCCTGGAGGAGAAGCTGCGGCTCATCGGCACCGCTGCCTGCCCGCCGTACCACCTGGCCATCGTCATCGGCGGCACCTCAGCCGAGTACGCGTTGAAGACCGCGAAGTACGCCAGCGCCAAGTACCTCGACGCGCTGCCCACCTCCGGCTCGATGAGCGCGCACGGCTTCCGGGACCTGGAGCTGGAGGCGGAGGTGCTGGAGCTGACCCGCAACTTCGGCATCGGCGCGCAGTTCGGCGGCAGGTACTTCTGCCACGACGTACGGGTGGTCCGGTTGCCCCGGCACGGCGCGTCCTGCCCGGTCGCGATCGCCGTCTCCTGTTCGGCGGACCGGCAGGCGGTCGCCAAGATCACCCCGTCGGGCGTGTGGCTGGAGCGCCTCGAAACCGACCCGGCGCGGTTCCTGCCCGAGGTCACCGACGACTCGCTCGACGCCGAGATGGTCGTCCGGGTGGACCTGAACCGGCCGATGGGCGAGATCCGCGCCGAGCTGTCCAAGTACCCGGTGAAGACCCGGCTGTCGCTGTCCGGCCCGCTCGTGGTCGCCCGGGACATCGCCCACGCCAAGATCGCCGAGCGGTTGGACGCCGGTGAGCCGATGCCGCAGTACCTGCGCGACCACGCGGTCTACTACGCCGGCCCGGCGAAGACCCCCGAGGGGTACGCGTCCGGCTCCTTCGGCCCGACCACCGCCGGTCGGATGGACGCCTACGTGGAGAAGTTCCAAGCCGCCGGGGGCTCCCAGGTGATGCTGGCCAAGGGCAACCGCTCCGGTCAGGTGACCCGTTCCTGCCAGCAGCACGGCGGCTTCTACCTCGGCTCGATCGGCGGCCCCGCCGCCCGCCTCGCCCAGGACTGCATCAAGCACGTCGAGGTCCTCGAATACCCGGAGCTGGGCATGGAGGCGGTCTGGAAGATCGAGGTGGAGGACTTCCCGGCCTTCATCGTGGTCGACGACAAGGGCAACGACTTCTTCGCCGAGGTCACCAAACCGGTGCTCACCATCGGCCGCCGCTGA
- a CDS encoding AfsR/SARP family transcriptional regulator, whose translation MRFGILGPLRVGGGESTVTAGRDRIVLAMLLLRFGRLVPVDELVDAVWEERPPATARAQLQTCVSRLRRRFTELGLAPELIVTDPAGYGIRTAPADLDAQVFARGVEAARAAVAAGRLAEAGTEFRAALALWRGPALGGIPSSSVRRRAQALDEQRLNALEECVDVELRLGRATELIGELAESVDRHPLRERLRGQLMLALSSVGRQADALAVYREGRRLYADELGIEPGAALQEMHQRVLAGDLALAGREARPVGPIRALPRAIGDFVGRQETVARLVKQIEEDGSRIQLVDGMPGSGKTALAVHVATALVDRYPDAQLFIDLHGHSERRPLTPATAAATLLRQLGVPPERLPENPDDRLAFWRTELAGLRALVVLDNAATADQVEPLLPNGSHCLVLVTSRHRLVGLDEGRPTSLPVLDPDEAIELLGRVAGVERVAAEPEAAAEVARRCGHLPLAIRLAGARLAHRPRWRVADLVERLVTGAGPLAELTAGERSVGQAFALSYAQVSPSAQRMFALLGLHPGGHLDVQVAAALADLPLADAQDVLDELVDAHLVEEAPPGRFRLHDLLRDYARLLLVPPERQAERRAAVDRLLDHHLSVALAIARSIEAAGSRPNLPVRTPGRPDLLGVPVARERAWFEENHPGLTALVRVAEEEDFPVECWQLARACWRLNFDGGHLDELIETHTIGLRVARRLGDEAAVATMLNYLSSAYFRLARFPEAIRTMEVALRLRRQLGLRSDVLTTLWNLGISYAANGDLRQAEAKFDEALGLVRVPADAHALTNLLNNLSYALIGAGRYDDALRLTRLHLQLARQTKDFRQINNAMGHLAMVRHRMGDLGPARRLLRTALYLKRRDGNRFGEGEVINEIAVLERNAGRPDHAAALHREALVAMVDAGDRVGQCASRNLLARAILEQGDVTSALDLHRRVLVDASGLGARYEQGRALEGIARCLRTTDPAAARAHLTRALSLYRQIDVPDRHEAERLLAELG comes from the coding sequence ATGCGGTTCGGGATCCTGGGACCCCTGCGCGTCGGCGGTGGCGAGTCCACCGTCACCGCGGGGCGCGACCGGATCGTGCTCGCCATGCTGCTGTTGCGCTTCGGCCGGCTGGTACCGGTCGACGAACTGGTCGACGCGGTGTGGGAGGAGCGCCCTCCGGCCACCGCCAGAGCCCAGTTGCAGACCTGTGTGTCGCGGCTGCGCCGCCGGTTCACCGAACTCGGGCTGGCGCCTGAGCTCATCGTCACCGACCCGGCCGGCTACGGCATCCGCACCGCACCGGCTGACCTGGACGCTCAGGTGTTCGCCCGAGGTGTGGAGGCCGCCCGTGCCGCCGTCGCGGCCGGTCGCCTGGCCGAAGCGGGTACGGAGTTCCGCGCCGCCCTGGCACTGTGGCGAGGTCCGGCGCTCGGCGGCATCCCGAGCAGCAGCGTCCGTCGTCGCGCGCAGGCACTTGACGAGCAGCGCCTCAACGCCCTGGAGGAGTGCGTCGACGTCGAGCTGCGCCTCGGGCGGGCCACCGAGCTGATCGGGGAGCTGGCCGAGAGCGTCGACCGGCATCCGCTTCGGGAGCGTCTACGCGGTCAACTGATGCTGGCGCTCTCCTCGGTCGGGCGGCAGGCCGACGCACTCGCGGTCTACCGGGAGGGCCGTCGTCTCTACGCCGACGAGCTGGGCATCGAACCGGGCGCCGCGTTGCAGGAGATGCACCAGCGGGTGCTCGCCGGCGACCTGGCTCTGGCCGGCCGGGAGGCCCGACCCGTCGGCCCGATCCGTGCGCTGCCCCGGGCGATCGGTGACTTCGTCGGCCGGCAGGAGACGGTGGCCCGTCTGGTCAAACAGATCGAGGAGGACGGCAGTCGCATCCAACTGGTCGACGGGATGCCCGGCAGCGGCAAGACCGCGCTCGCCGTGCACGTCGCCACCGCACTCGTCGACCGCTATCCCGACGCGCAGCTCTTCATCGACCTGCACGGGCACAGCGAACGCCGACCGTTGACGCCGGCCACCGCCGCGGCGACCCTGCTGCGTCAGCTCGGCGTGCCGCCGGAGCGGTTGCCGGAGAACCCGGACGACCGGTTGGCGTTCTGGCGGACGGAGCTGGCCGGCCTGCGTGCCCTGGTGGTGCTGGACAACGCGGCGACCGCTGACCAGGTGGAGCCCCTGCTGCCCAACGGCTCGCACTGCCTGGTCCTGGTCACCAGCCGTCACCGGTTGGTCGGGCTCGACGAGGGCCGGCCGACGTCGTTGCCGGTCCTCGACCCCGACGAGGCGATCGAGTTGCTCGGTCGGGTGGCCGGTGTGGAGAGGGTCGCCGCGGAACCGGAGGCCGCGGCCGAGGTGGCGCGTCGCTGCGGCCACCTTCCCCTCGCCATCCGGTTGGCCGGTGCTCGGTTGGCGCACCGGCCGCGCTGGCGGGTCGCCGACCTGGTCGAGCGGCTGGTCACCGGGGCGGGCCCGCTGGCCGAGCTGACCGCCGGCGAACGTTCGGTGGGGCAGGCGTTCGCCCTGTCGTACGCGCAGGTCTCACCGTCGGCGCAGCGGATGTTCGCGCTGCTCGGCCTCCATCCGGGTGGCCACCTGGACGTCCAGGTGGCCGCCGCCCTCGCCGACCTGCCGCTGGCCGACGCGCAGGACGTGCTGGACGAGTTGGTCGACGCGCACCTGGTGGAAGAGGCGCCGCCGGGCAGGTTCCGGTTACACGACCTCCTCCGCGACTACGCCCGGCTGCTGCTCGTACCCCCGGAGCGGCAGGCCGAGCGTCGAGCCGCGGTGGATCGGCTGCTGGATCATCACCTGTCCGTCGCGCTGGCGATCGCCCGGTCGATCGAGGCGGCCGGCAGCCGCCCCAACCTTCCGGTGCGTACGCCCGGCCGACCCGACCTGCTGGGCGTGCCGGTGGCCAGGGAGCGCGCGTGGTTCGAGGAGAACCACCCCGGCCTCACCGCCCTGGTCCGCGTGGCCGAGGAGGAGGACTTCCCGGTCGAGTGCTGGCAGTTGGCGCGGGCCTGCTGGCGGCTCAACTTCGACGGCGGGCACCTGGACGAGCTGATCGAGACCCACACGATCGGGCTTCGGGTCGCCCGACGGCTGGGCGACGAGGCGGCGGTCGCCACCATGCTCAACTACCTCTCCTCGGCGTACTTCCGGCTGGCCCGTTTCCCGGAGGCGATCAGGACGATGGAGGTGGCGCTCAGGTTGCGCCGTCAGCTCGGGCTGCGCAGCGACGTACTCACCACGCTGTGGAACCTGGGTATCTCCTACGCGGCGAACGGTGACCTCCGGCAGGCCGAGGCGAAGTTCGACGAGGCACTCGGTCTGGTCCGGGTTCCAGCCGACGCTCACGCGCTGACCAACCTGTTGAACAACCTGTCCTACGCGTTGATCGGTGCAGGCCGGTACGACGACGCGCTGCGCCTGACTCGGTTGCACCTGCAGTTGGCCCGGCAGACGAAGGACTTCCGGCAGATCAACAATGCGATGGGGCACCTCGCGATGGTGCGGCACCGGATGGGGGATCTCGGTCCTGCTCGCCGTCTGCTGCGGACCGCGCTGTACCTCAAACGACGCGATGGTAATCGCTTCGGCGAGGGGGAGGTGATCAACGAGATCGCTGTGCTGGAGCGCAACGCCGGACGGCCGGATCATGCCGCCGCACTGCACCGGGAGGCGTTGGTGGCGATGGTCGATGCCGGCGATCGGGTCGGCCAGTGCGCCTCCCGTAACCTCCTGGCCCGGGCGATCCTGGAGCAGGGAGACGTGACGAGCGCCCTCGACCTGCATCGTCGGGTGCTGGTCGACGCTTCCGGCCTTGGTGCACGCTACGAGCAGGGCCGGGCACTGGAGGGCATCGCCCGCTGCCTGCGGACGACCGACCCGGCGGCAGCTCGCGCCCACCTGACCCGGGCGCTGTCCCTGTACCGCCAGATCGACGTGCCGGATCGACACGAGGCGGAACGGCTGCTGGCCGAGTTGGGCTGA
- a CDS encoding class II fumarate hydratase, whose protein sequence is MVCVTTPEATGYRIERDSMGEVEVPAEALWRAQTQRAVQNFPISGRGIEPAQIKALAQIKGAAAEVNGELGVIDANVAAAITAAAAHVADGGYDDQFPVDVFQTGSGTSSNMNTNEVIATLASRELGSPVHPNDHVNASQSSNDVFPSSIHLAATQFIVEDLLPSLNHLAATLDAKAAEFETVVKAGRTHLMDATPVTLGQEFGGYAAQVRYGVERLEGSLPRLAELPLGGTAVGTGINTPLGFAAAVIEKLRESTGLPLSEARNHFEAQGARDALVETSGQLRTLAVGLYKIANDIRWMGSGPRAGLRELRIPDLQPGSSIMPGKVNPVVAEAMRQVCAQVVGNDATVGFAGSQGDFELNVMLPVMGRNLLESIRLLSAVSRLFADRLVVGLVADAEVCLAYAEGSPSIVTPLNRYLGYDEAASIAKEALAKQTSIREVVLSRGHVDSGKLTETQLDETLDLLRMTHP, encoded by the coding sequence ATGGTATGCGTGACGACTCCAGAGGCGACCGGTTACCGCATCGAACGTGACTCGATGGGCGAGGTGGAGGTGCCCGCCGAGGCGCTGTGGCGGGCGCAGACCCAGCGTGCGGTGCAGAACTTCCCGATCTCCGGCCGAGGCATCGAGCCGGCCCAGATCAAGGCCCTCGCGCAGATCAAGGGTGCGGCGGCCGAGGTCAACGGCGAGCTCGGCGTGATCGACGCGAACGTGGCCGCCGCGATCACCGCCGCCGCCGCGCACGTCGCCGACGGTGGTTACGACGACCAGTTCCCGGTCGACGTCTTCCAGACCGGCTCGGGAACGTCGTCGAACATGAACACCAACGAGGTGATCGCCACCCTGGCCAGCCGGGAGTTGGGCTCGCCGGTGCACCCGAACGACCACGTCAACGCCTCGCAGTCCAGCAACGACGTCTTCCCGTCCTCGATCCACCTGGCCGCCACCCAGTTCATCGTGGAGGACCTGCTGCCGTCGCTGAACCACCTCGCCGCCACGTTGGACGCAAAGGCGGCGGAGTTCGAGACGGTGGTCAAGGCCGGTCGCACGCACCTGATGGACGCCACGCCGGTCACCCTGGGCCAGGAGTTCGGCGGGTACGCCGCCCAGGTCCGCTACGGCGTCGAACGCCTGGAGGGCTCGCTGCCCCGACTGGCCGAGCTGCCGCTGGGCGGCACCGCCGTCGGCACCGGAATCAACACCCCGCTCGGCTTCGCCGCCGCGGTGATCGAGAAGCTGCGTGAGTCGACCGGGTTGCCGTTGTCCGAGGCACGCAACCACTTCGAGGCGCAGGGCGCGCGCGACGCGCTGGTGGAGACCTCAGGCCAACTGCGGACCCTGGCCGTCGGCCTCTACAAGATCGCGAACGACATCCGGTGGATGGGTTCCGGCCCCCGGGCCGGTCTCCGCGAGCTGCGTATCCCCGACCTCCAGCCCGGCTCGTCGATCATGCCCGGCAAGGTCAACCCGGTCGTCGCGGAGGCGATGCGGCAGGTCTGCGCCCAGGTGGTCGGCAACGACGCGACAGTCGGCTTCGCCGGCTCGCAGGGCGACTTCGAGCTGAACGTGATGCTCCCGGTGATGGGCCGCAACCTGCTGGAGTCGATCCGCTTGCTGTCCGCGGTGAGCCGACTGTTCGCCGATCGGCTGGTGGTCGGCCTGGTCGCGGACGCCGAGGTCTGTCTGGCGTACGCCGAGGGCTCACCGTCGATCGTCACCCCGCTCAACCGCTACCTGGGGTACGACGAGGCGGCCTCGATCGCCAAGGAGGCGCTGGCCAAGCAGACCTCGATCCGCGAGGTGGTGCTCTCCCGGGGGCACGTCGACTCGGGCAAGCTCACCGAGACCCAGTTGGACGAGACGCTGGACCTGCTTCGGATGACCCACCCCTGA